agagagagagagagagagagagagagagagagatttaagcAAAAGTGATGCAAATTTGATGAAGTAAAATATGCATCAGCTTATAATTCATCTGAATTTTGGCTTACAAACAATACAATAAATTATCTTTAATCATGTCTAATTTTTCTGTTGGTAGCTTGGTGTAAAAATCAGTATTTCCTTAGAAACAGAGCCTCTAGGAACTGGTATGTATACAGAGagataatttataataaagcaAGTGCACTTCTTTGTTTTCATCCTTTGCTACCATTCATCTCAAATAGTTGTAAAAAGGATCATGGTTACATAGAATAGTTTAATGTAAACAGTATATGTTTcattcatttaagaaatatagAAAGCCAGACTATACTAAAGGTGtcataatttgtttataatttttaactcTTGATATTCGTAAATTTTTTTATCTCTGCGAGCTATATGATTGGTTTGAGCATATTTTATTGCAAAGGATATGCAAATGGTCTAGTCAGTAATACAGGGTACACTGAAATTAAGATAATATACCACAATCTTTGGTACATCattgaaaaactaaaaaaaatatgttggtttaaaatatataattgctATTCACTTGCAAAAATCTGTTGCATATAAAAGTTGATTAACAGTAGGGAATTGGATCAATGATTGTGACTCCCcatgttttgttattttagcTGGTCCTCTAGCTTTGGCCAAGGATCTCCTAACACAGGACCACGAGCCTTTCTTTGTCCTAAACAGCGACATCATCTGTGATTTCCCGTTCAAACAGATGGTTCAGTTTCACAAGCATCATGGTCGTCAAGGAACCATTGTGGTACGCTGGAAACAACCCTGTAGAATTCTTAGGCCACTTGAGTTTGTTTGCCCTCTTCTGAATGACTGACAAAAAAGGAACCAGATCAAGATATTTGCTTTTATCAATCTGAGtgctacttttttttttttgattgaaaAGCTATTTACTACTTAACTTTTTTggaagtttgaaaaaaaagttatttttgtaACTAACAAACTGTAAGAAAAACACTGAGTTGAAAGAggacaaacaaacatttttttgaaaggtGCTGTGAGATTTAGAActtcaagattaatgaaatatgatattgagattgcttgaattttgttttacaaatgaaGTAAAATTAATGAGACACATATATTTGTTACTGTTTGCTCTTGTAGTTGTATACTTTCTCTGtgagaaattttaatttcacaCTGTAACATCACATTTCAGAGGATGTGGGTAGTGTTTGATTAccgtatatacatgtttatatactGCATGTGCATGAACATGATGCTACTTACTTTAACACAGTAAGTCATGTCAAAATACTGCTTCATTGTTGTGCCTCtgtgtaaaatacaatttttcccCTTTGTTGTCACAGGTTACAAAAGTAGATGAGCCTTCAAAATACGGTGTGGTGGTGTACGACCCAGAGAACGGGCGGATCCAAAAGTTTGTGGAGAAACCTCAGGAGTATGTGTCCAACAAAATCAACGCAGGGATGTACATACTCAGCCCCTCCGTCCTGGACAGGATAGAGGTGGGTATCTAGAGGGGGCAGGGATTCACTGTTGATTAGGAAGAGGGATAAAATAGGCTGAGCTGACTGCCCAATCCCATTCAATAtactatattgaataaaatattgtttaaataaaatcactGTTGCACAATTTTTGTTACTCTACgagttttttatttgaaaaattcagTAATCAATGCTCAAATCCTTAAGAAGTATTTCTGGAGTCTCCTccatttaaaaaagatacaacTTAAAAAAGGTAGAAAAGTCTTTAGCTCATGCAGGGTAcatcataaataatttttgatctACTTCTCAGTTATGTTTTGAGACAatagatatttttataattcaaactcttgaaaattgaatgtttttgttttcagttgAAGCCAACTTCTATAGAGAAAGAAGTATTCCCATTCATGGCGAATGATAATGATTTATATGCAATGGAACTTCAGGGTAAGATGTCAAATTCAGCATAGATTGACAAACAAATTCTAGTTAAAAAATCATACTATTACATGAATAGACTTTTCTCTATCATAAACAAacttaaatgtttattgaaatggAAAATGAAGTGATTTACTTCGAATAGCCTTTTAATTGGTGGGGTATAACTTGATCATAGAAGTGAAAGGAAAATCGCTAAATACCTGGTAATATACTTGCAACAGTTCTactaaaatttgtaaatgtctAAATGTTAAGAAATACAAAGCTTAAAAAATCTagatacatatatgtatgatgATCATTATAATAAATTTGCTATTTATCAACGGCAGGATTTTGGATGGATGTAGGACAACCCAAAGATTTCCTGACAGGAATGTGCATGTATCTCAGTTCATTGCGGGAAAAGTCACCTGATTTACTCCATAACGAAGAAGGCATTGTGGGTAATGTGTTAGTGGTAAgttcagtaaaaatatttttaccattGATAACAGAGTTTAACTGTTCcctttttaaccgggttttccaacggaaaaatccggttattaaaatggtgaaaatggcgggcgggtgggcgggcggctgccaaaagggtaccctcattgtacggataactcctcctacagttttcaagataggaagttgtacttttgcagatcaattgtacatatataagaggtgtgcatattgctaggattttgaattctgataatttatcgaaaaaataccagcttttgaacgtagtcattttttggcaaaatattgcatatagggtaccctcattgtacggataactcctcctacagttttcaagataggacgttgttcttttgcagatcaattgtacttatattagaGATGTGCAAATTgctaaaattttgaattctgataatttatcgaaaaaacaccagcttttgaactttgtcattttttggcaaaatattgcatatagggtaccctcattgtacggataactcctcctacagttctcaagacaggaagttgttcttttgcagatcaattgtacatatatcagaggtgtgcatattgctagaattttgatttccgataatttatcaaaaaaataccagcttttgaacttagtctttttttggcaaaatattgcatatagggtaccctcattgtacggataagtcctcctacagttctcaagataggaagttgtacttttgcagatcaattgtacttatattagcgatgtgcatattgctagaattttgatttccgataatttatcaaaaaaataccagcttttgaacttagtcatcttttggcaaaatattgcatatagggtaccctcattgtacggataactcctcctacagttctcaagataggaagttgttcttttgcagatcaattgtacatatatcagaggtgtgcatattgctaggattttgatttctgattatttctgaaaaaaataccagcttttgaacttagtcattttttggcaaaatgttgcgtATAGgatactccatttcactggatatgggttgacatggattatggatacagttcacataaaagaaaacccggtttgctgtcacattgacagctttttacTTGTCTGAATTTAAGAACCACATTGCagccaaaatataaagtttataaataggaaaattgtatataattgtaattttaatgAGTAATGTGTTTGATTTTGGTATTTTGGTCATTTTAATGTAGATACTAATATATTTACTGATGGAATACCTGGTTAATAGATTTTTAGCACACATCATTTAGAATACAGGTTATTGTTTTAATACAGAATACATTGCAATAATGTTTTGCTTTAAACATAGGATCCAACAGCTAAAATAGGAAGAAACTGTAGGATAGGACCCAATGTTACGATCGGCCCTGATGTAGTGATCGAGGATGGAGCCTGTATAAAGCGGTGTACGATACTGAGGGGAGCTCGAGTCCGCTCACACTCGTGGCTCGAGTCCTGTATCATAGGATGGAGATGTGTGGTGGGCAGATGGGTAAGCCATACAAAATAATGTATAATCTTATGATTTGTGAGATTCACTGGCCCAATTTTTATAGCAAGTTTTCCAGTTCATATTGTAGTCATTTGAAAAACAGAATGAAAAATCACGCCGAAAAAGTTTGTtgtatcaaaatgataattttgtatCAACATTTCTTCTCTCtattagaaaattaatgaaattatacattgtacatgaaaATAGCTGGTTTTTGTCTGACTCATAGACAGTAGATAAACAATTTTGTTATTAGCAATCATATTAATAGAAAGCTTTAAGTGTGCATTTTTTAGATTCACTAGCATTGTTTAACAACACTGTTCAAAGCTTTCTACATCAACAAGTTTTCTCTTtatcattgattacaaaaataaacatgtacaaggttgttttttatgtattttaggTGCGGATGGAAAATGTGTCGGTCCTGGGAGAGGATGTGACTGTGAAGGATGAACTGTACATCAATGGCGGTAGAATCCTGCCCCACAAGTCAATCAGTGACTCAGTCCCAGAACCTCAGATCATCATGTAAACTCACCACtggacccccctccccccacacaACAATAATCCATGGACGAACAGATCTGTGTACGTTTGCaaccattttaatttttcacttttatttttttcaagataCAAAACCATTTCTTTGAGGGTTATTAATTCATTACAAGAGGACaacatgtatttgatatttaatatttatatgtcTATTTgggatttatttgtaaaacaatttacatcagattcattggtacatgtacaatcacATTCTTTAGTTCCTGTATTTTTCATCCCCCTGAGAAATGAATATCAGAGGACTAAGTACAATCAATCACACTATTATATGTTATGCATAATTTAGTTGAAACAGTGTATGAGACATTTACCGATACACTTTCTTGGAATTTTCGTCATATACTGTTATGTTTACTTAGATTGTCTATGCAAAAAGGGAGTAATAATTAACCATTTTGTTGTCAGTTCATAATGTAATTTAGTTAGAGATTTCAAGTTTATGTAGTTCACTATTCATCAAAATACATTTGTGTGAaatatctaattttaatttctattgATACAATATGCATAAGCCATTACATCACATGGAATGAAAGTAGTTCACAGTaaagtaaaacacggttatgaCAAACaggcttataatgaattgatgctttcagtgaagtgaatttcattccctgTGACTTAATTACATGTTGTAATCTTGACGGCTTTAACAAATTatgcttataacgaagcaaaaaCACCcatccctgggacttcgttataaacatttaatgtattttgAGGGAGATAATGAATTGACTTTGCTCAGTAGGTAAATATGACTTATTAGTGTTACATATAGAAAGAATAGATTGATttatattcacattttttttccttcgtTTTTGGAGGGAGGAggtgaaaaattttaaaagaacatAACATATAATGGatgagatattatcatttttagaaGTGTTACATAAATTGTAAGCCCAGTGTAAAATCATTAGCATAATGCCAAACAATGAAGTCATCTGttaatgtaattatttattttggtgCCAAGTTTCAGATAAGTGTTTTTATTAGTGTTTCATGTAACCTTTGCAAAAGTACATTTGCTTCATGATCCAGAGGCCAGGGCCCAAAGATATGAATGCAGAAATGTTCTGTCAGTAAGGAGATTTTTGTGGAAATCAACTTATAGTTACTGGTATTATTATTCTACATTATTTATGTACCATGTTGCTGTAAACAAGATATTTTGTAGCATCATACCATGACCTGTATATTGGTATTTACATTCCGTGCATGAAATCCTAATTGTATACTGCTGTAAGCTTTGTGTTTCACTCACAGAATTGTGCGAGCGAGAGATAGCGTGTTTTTTTATTAGGGAGACAATACTATACTTATCATTCATATTTATCTCGATTTGTCCTGAGTGTGAGATGTTTAGGTGTGAATTATCCCTTATTATCATGTGTTCTTTGTAGATATGGAAAATATCTCTAATTTTCACcccattttttattgttatatatgcgagggtgtacatgtatttagatggAGCTTATCATGGTAGTAATATGACGAGATTgatgtatataaattaaataaccACTATTGAGGAGTCAATGTATTTCTCTGAACACTGCCATTAATAAAGAAACAACTTgtatattaaagaaatttttattttgcttaacaaattataatcatttatgTAACACCAGAACAATGTTTTGCAGATATTAAGGTCGAATAAAGTTGTACTGGAAAATATACCAAATTTTCGTTTAGCTTGGCAGTCCCATGGACATGTATTAAACTTTACCTAAATTACTCCGtacacaacaacaaaatattcgTAAGATTTGATGCATGATTAATTTCCCAGTCTTTTAATGTTACATTACCGATTTTTTACTCGTATAAAAAAATAGGATCTCAAATCGCACCAAATCATATAGATGTGAATAATGGCATTGAGTATAACCAACAACAATGCAAATTATACAATATCTGTCATTTGCTACTTTTATATTCTTCCATATGTCTGAGTTTGTTAATAAAAAGTACCGAAGTTAAGACACCATCTGTTTCGCCGTAAATGGAATTAAACTAACATAATATTACTATTCAAAACTGATATAAACAGTgatcatgataaaaataacgcACAAGTTATCTTTAACGACAATAAAACGACAGTTTGTTATTTTCAGAATCTATACTTCTAATATCAATAAACAGAgcttaattttttcaaacagtTACCTTCAAAGACCATCCATgaacatattaattttaatgttctGTCTTCTGGTAGCAGTCAACCAACGGAAAATTTAATTGAGTGCGTTGTTCGTCTTTTCATAGCTATCGAATTCGGAAACTTTGTCTATGCCTACAGAgttctatatatttttcaatatgcAGTGGATAACACTCACGTATTTGATATATTATGCTTTATCCATATTACCGGACTCCCATCTATTTTATTTCGTACTGCAAGtggtcatgtttttgtttcaccaacaaaaaaaaaagaaagaatgaaaagaaacacattttcattcattgttgctatttaaataatttcacaaGTTATAGCCTCCATATACGTCTATCAAAAGACTCCTTTACCCCACCCTATGAAATGCTCCTGATATGTAAAATGCCCCCTTTCCGTTTGTCATCGGACATTCTATCAGAGTTGGTTTTCCATACCTGTTATGCAGCTCTATAACAAAAAGAACGATTTCTCTCTGAAATGATGCGTGACAGATCACGTTATTGCGCTGGATatttgcatttcttattatCTTATTAAATCcctaatttaaaaacaaactttcTATCATATGTTTAAACTTGcagttttaaaagaattataagTGTCATGATCTTTTCATAAACAATTACAAAGTTTACCATAGCATAAAAGAGTTACACAAAACATTTCCTCCCATCTAAGCATAggaagaatatatttttatgccaATCTGAACTTTTTCTAAGATGAAGGCATTAATTCATGTATTGTTTGTTATTTGTTCTAGGTCATCTTGCGGTAAGTTTATTTTTATCGATTTTAGTGTGTCACATTTAaggattttaatttaatattttgaagcaactgcaaaaaaagttatataagaTTGATCAACCAACTAAGAGAAGGTATGTTTTGGTTAAACAATAGGCATTTATTTGGCCCAATAGTTCTGTTACAAAAAAGTCGTTcctattttaaaacaaacctAACACAATGAAGGCACAAAAATAGCCTAATGGTAATGAGATACCCGGTAtgataaaacttaaaactttttaaaattacaaatgaattCAAATTGAAACGTTCGTTGttaaacgtttttaaaaaaaatgaaataaaaaaatttcattttgcaaaatatgtttacaaGAAATGATGAATATTAAATCAGATAGCAGAAATTATTTGACATGATTCTTTCGAGTCTGAATTAACACTGCATACTTTCAAATAATCGAAATGTTGCCGTCTTTATGTACGGCCTTTAGTAAAATATTACACTTTTTATCTCATTCAACTGATCAACAAAGATAGTAAACAAcatgattttaatttacatCTGTGGAATTTGTATTAAAATAGTCGGACTCATTtgccaaaagtatgtcaattGTTTTTTCCTTTCacattatatttcattaaattgttaaaaagaaCCCCTAGACCGATTTCGAAAagacataaattaataaattcaaac
This genomic window from Crassostrea angulata isolate pt1a10 chromosome 8, ASM2561291v2, whole genome shotgun sequence contains:
- the LOC128161337 gene encoding mannose-1-phosphate guanyltransferase beta-like encodes the protein MKALILVGGYGTRLRPLTLSVAKPLVEFGNKPMLLHQLEALVEAGVKHIILAVSYRAEQMEQELKNVEEQLGVKISISLETEPLGTAGPLALAKDLLTQDHEPFFVLNSDIICDFPFKQMVQFHKHHGRQGTIVVTKVDEPSKYGVVVYDPENGRIQKFVEKPQEYVSNKINAGMYILSPSVLDRIELKPTSIEKEVFPFMANDNDLYAMELQGFWMDVGQPKDFLTGMCMYLSSLREKSPDLLHNEEGIVGNVLVDPTAKIGRNCRIGPNVTIGPDVVIEDGACIKRCTILRGARVRSHSWLESCIIGWRCVVGRWVRMENVSVLGEDVTVKDELYINGGRILPHKSISDSVPEPQIIM